A window of Aedes aegypti strain LVP_AGWG unplaced genomic scaffold, AaegL5.0 Primary Assembly AGWG_AaegL5_hic_scaff_867_PBJ_arrow, whole genome shotgun sequence contains these coding sequences:
- the LOC110681430 gene encoding cell division cycle 5-like protein: MPRIMIKGGVWRNTEDEILKAAVMKYGKNQWSRIASLLHRKSAKQCKARWYEWLDPSIKKTEWSREEDEKLLHLAKLMPTQWRTIAPIIGRTAAQCLERYEYLLDQAQRKEEGEDGSMDDPRKLKPGEIDPNPETKPARPDPKDMDEDELEMLSEARARLANTQGKKAKRKAREKQLEEARRLAALQKRRELRAAGIGLGNRKRKLKGIDYNSEIPFEKTPAAGFYDTSEEFVVPIAADFSSLRQQQLDGELRTEKEARERKKDKEKLKQKKENDVPLAMLQNQEPAKKRSKLVLPEPQISDQELQQVVKLGRASEIAKEVASESGVETTDALLADYSITPQVAATPRTPAPVTDRILQEAQNMMALTHVDTPLKGGANTPLTQSDFSGALPQSQVVATPNTVLATPFRSTRGPDGAATPAGFLTPGSGALVPVGATPGQPGATPNFVRDKLNINAEETMSVTETPAAYKNYQKQLKSSLKEGLASLPTPRNDYEIVVPENETDEPTDDGTGGEPMIADQADVDALRKQEQRARDAKELSLRSQVIQRELPRPLEINMTVLRPSNEMHGLTELQRAEELVKQEMVKMLNYDAIRNPVVNPQAPPVKKNPLTQHLAYLEQHPYDDIAESDLEGAKDLLKEEMGVVKSGMAHGDLSLESYTQVWQECLSQVLYLPSQNRYTRANLASKKDRIESAEKRLEINRKHMAKEAKRCGKIEKKLKILTGGYQARAQALIKQFQDTNEQIEQNNLALSTFKFLASQEDLAIPKRLESLTEDVMRQTEREKALQKRYAQLTEEFRELFKDEMAPQPVQQQHQQQPRQRRQKPEQSQRMQNGRKEVVEEEVEAEQPPQVVVVQQEVVAEREHPEEEQEQQPEQQQQEEEEEEEEHSQKDGEAMDCQRDDEEQQ; this comes from the exons ATGCCGCGTATCATGATAAAGGGTGGCGTTTGGCGCAACACCGAG GATGAAATCCTCAAAGCGGCGGTGATGAAATACGGCAAGAACCAGTGGTCGCGAATCGCCTCGCTGTTGCACCGGAAGTCGGCCAAACAGTGCAAGGCCCGCTGGTACGAATGGTTGGATCCCAGCATCAAGAAAACGGAATGGTCCCGGGAGGAAGATGAGAAGTTGTTGCATTTGGCGAAGCTGATGCCCACGCAGTGGCGGACAATTGCGCCGATTATTGGCCGGACGGCTGCGCAGTGCTTGGAGCGGTATGAGTATCTGTTGGATCAGGCCCAGCGGAAGGAGGAGGGCGAGGATGGCTCGATGGACGATCCCCGGAAGTTGAAACCGGGGGAGATTGATCCGAATCCGGAGACGAAGCCGGCGAGGCCGGATCCGAAAGATATGGACGAGGATGAGCTGGAGATGCTGTCCGAGGCTAGGGCCAGATTGGCCAATACGCAGGGCAAGAAAGCGAAGAGGAAGGCACGGGAAAAGCAGCTGGAAGAGGCCAGGAGATTGGCCGCTTTGCAGAAGAGAAGGGAACTCAGAGCCGCTGGAATCGGGCTGGGGAACAGGAAGAGGAAGTTGAAGGGGATTGATTACAATTCGGAGATTCCGTTTGAGAAAACTCCGGCGGCGGGATTCTACGATACTTCAGAGGAGTTTGTGGTTCCGATTGCGGCGGATTTCTCGAGTTTGAGGCAGCAGCAGCTGGACGGGGAGTTGAGAACGGAAAAGGAAGCGAGGGAGCGTAAGAAAGACAAGGAGAAGCTGAAGCAGAAGAAGGAGAATGATGTTCCGTTGGCGATGCTGCAGAATCAGGAACCGGCCAAGAAGCGGTCGAAGTTGGTTCTGCCAGAGCCGCAGATTTCGGACCAAGAGCTGCAGCAGGTCGTGAAGTTGGGGCGAGCAAGTGAGATTGCCAAGGAAGTGGCGTCGGAATCGGGAGTGGAAACGACGGATGCCTTGCTGGCAGATTACAGTATAACTCCTCAGGTGGCGGCCACTCCTAGGACGCCTGCCCCGGTCACAGATCGGATCTTGCAGGAAGCTCAGAACATGATGGCACTGACTCACGTGGACACGCCTTTGAAGGGCGGCGCAAATACCCCTTTGACTCAATCGGATTTCTCCGGAGCTCTTCCCCAGAGCCAGGTCGTTGCTACTCCAAATACTGTGTTGGCCACACCTTTCCGATCGACTCGCGGTCCAGATGGAGCAGCTACTCCAGCAGGATTCCTCACGCCGGGATCTGGAGCGCTGGTTCCGGTCGGAGCTACACCTGGACAGCCGGGAGCGACCCCAAACTTTGTCCGAGACAAACTTAACATTAACGCAGAGGAAACGATGTCCGTGACGGAAACACCGGCCGCCTACAAAAACTACCAGAAGCAACTGAAATCATCTCTCAAAGAAGGATTAGCGTCACTGCCCACTCCAAGAAATGACTACGAAATCGTGGTTCCCGAAAATGAAACAGACGAACCAACGGATGACGGCACCGGAGGCGAACCGATGATAGCAGATCAAGCCGATGTCGATGCTCTCCGGAAACAGGAACAGCGTGCTCGTGATGCCAAGGAGCTATCTCTCCGATCGCAAGTCATCCAACGTGAACTTCCTCGCCCCCTGGAAATCAACATGACAGTTCTGCGCCCCTCAAACGAAATGCACGGTTTAACCGAGCTGCAACGCGCAGAAGAGCTGGTCAAGCAGGAAATGGTTAAGATGCTCAACTACGACGCCATCCGCAATCCGGTGGTCAATCCGCAGGCTCCGCCCGTCAAAAAGAATCCCTTAACCCAGCATCTCGCCTATCTAGAACAGCACCCGTACGATGACATTGCCGAGTCGGATCTCGAGGGTGCCAAGGACCTTCTCAAGGAGGAAATGGGCGTCGTCAAGAGCGGAATGGCCCACGGTGACCTATCGCTCGAAAGCTACACCCAAGTCTGGCAGGAATGTCTCTCCCAGGTCCTGTACCTCCCCAGCCAAAATCGCTACACGCGTGCCAACTTGGCCAGCAAAAAGGACCGCATCGAATCGGCGGAGAAACGCCTCGAGATCAACCGCAAGCACATGGCCAAAGAGGCCAAACGTTGCGGCAAGATCGAAAAGAAGCTCAAAATCCTAACCGGGGGCTACCAGGCTCGGGCCCAGGCTCTCATCAAACAGTTCCAGGACACCAACGAGCAGATCGAGCAGAACAACTTGGCGCTTTCGACGTTCAAGTTCCTTGCCTCCCAAGAAGACCTAGCAATTCCCAAGCGACTGGAATCCCTAACGGAGGACGTGATGAGGCAAACCGAACGCGAGAAGGCACTGCAGAAACGGTACGCACAGCTGACCGAAGAGTTCCGGGAGCTGTTCAAGGACGAGATGGCGCCGCAGCCAGTTCAACAACAGCACCAGCAGCAACCACGTCAGCGTAGGCAGAAGCCGGAGCAATCCCAGAGGATGCAGAATGGAAGGAAGGAGGTAGTGGAAGAGGAGGTTGAAGCGGAACAGCCACCACAGGTGGTAGTGGTGCAGCAAGAGGTTGTTGCGGAAAGGGAACATCCGGAGGAAGAACAGGAGCAACAGCCGGAACAGCAGCAgcaggaggaggaggaggaggaggaggagcaTTCTCAAAAGGATGGGGAAGCGATGGACTGTCAGAGGGATGATGAGGAACAACAGTAA